From one Triticum aestivum cultivar Chinese Spring chromosome 4B, IWGSC CS RefSeq v2.1, whole genome shotgun sequence genomic stretch:
- the LOC123093808 gene encoding probable low-specificity L-threonine aldolase 1, with the protein MATKVVDLRSDTVTKPSEAMRAAMAAADVDDDVLGADPTACRFEAEMARIMGKEAALFVPSGTMANLISVLAHCDARGSEVILGHDSHIHVYEHGGISTLGGVHPRTVPNNPDGTMDIDRIVAAIRSTDGALYYPTTRLICLENTHGNSGGKCLTVEYTDKVGEVAKAHGLKLHIDGARIFNASVALGVPVDRLVRAADSVSVCLSKGIGAPVGSVIVGSKAFIHKAKILRKTLGGGMRQVGVLCAAAEVGVRDTLGKLADDHRKAKVLADGLKKIKQFTVDLTSVETNMVFFDMADPRITPAKLCQALKQRSVLAMPTSPKSVRFVVHYQISDGDIQYTLKCIEEAVEEMLACDAKPEQLLS; encoded by the exons ATGGCGACCAAGGTGGTGGACCTGCGCTCCGACACGGTGACCAAGCCGTCGGAGGCCATGcgcgccgccatggccgcggcGGACGTGGACGACGACGTGCTGGGCGCCGACCCTACGGCCTGCCGCTTCGAGGCGGAGATGGCGCGGATCATGGGCAAGGAGGCCGCGCTGTTCGTCCCCTCGGGCACCATGGCCAACCTCATCTCCGTCCTCGCGCACTGCGACGCCAGGGGCAGCGAGGTCATCCTCGGACACGACTCCcacatccatgtctacgagcacgGCGGCATCTCCACCCTCGGCGGCGTCCACCCCAGGACCGTCCCCAACAACCCCGACGGCACAATGGACATCGACAGGATCGTCGCCGCCATCCGGAGCACGGACGGGGCGCTCTACTACCCCACCACCAGGCTCATCTGCTTGGAGAACACCCATGGAAA TTCTGGTGGGAAGTGTCTGACTGTAGAATACACTGACAAGGTTGGTGAAGTCGCTAAGGCTCATGGCCTGAAGCTTCATATCGACGGAGCTCGTATCTTCAATGCTTCCGTG GCACTTGGAGTTCCTGTTGACAGACTTGTGAGAGCTGCTGATTCAGTTTCG GTATGCCTGTCGAAAGGGATAGGTGCTCCTGTTGGATCAGTTATCGTTGGCTCCAAGGCCTTCATACACAAG GCTAAAATTCTTAGGAAGACTTTAGGTGGTGGAATGAGGCAGGTAGGGGTTCTTTGTGCTGCCGCCGAAGTCGGAGTTCGCGACACCTTAGGCAAGCTTGCCGATGACCATCGGAAGGCTAAAGTTTTAGCAG ATGGACTGAAGAAAATCAAGCAGTTCACAGTGGATTTGACTTCAGTGGAGACCAATATG GTGTTCTTTGATATGGCGGATCCGCGCATAACGCCTGCCAAACTGTGCCAAGCCCTGAAACAGCGCAGTGTGCTTGCAATGCCAACAAGCCCCAAGAG CGTCAGATTCGTCGTCCACTACCAAATTTCAGACGGCGACATCCAGTATACTTTAAAATGTATCGAG GAAGCCGTGGAGGAAATGCTGGCATGCGACGCCAAACCGGAGCAGTTGCTAAGCTAG